One segment of Ureibacillus thermophilus DNA contains the following:
- the ccpA gene encoding catabolite control protein A translates to MTVTIYDVAREANVSMATVSRVVNGSQNVKPSTRKKVLEVIERLEYRPNAVARGLASKKTTTVGVIIPDISNNIYAEAARGIEDIATMYRYNIILANSDQKEEKELSLLDTMLGKQVDGIVMMSDAVTPKLLQTMESSPVPIVLAGSIDETQKLPSVNIDYFQATYEAVKMLIDNGHKRIAFISGPLSYTINAKYKLEAYKKALQDAGLKVDEALIVAEDDSYDGGMEAWKELNDLEHPPTAYFAGSDELAIGVIHAAQDHGIKVPEEIEVISFENSKLARMVRPQLTSVVLPLYEIGAVAMRLLTKFLNKEEVKDQNVILPYRIEKRDSVKAKDK, encoded by the coding sequence TTGACAGTTACAATTTATGATGTTGCCCGAGAGGCCAATGTTTCTATGGCTACAGTTTCCCGGGTGGTGAACGGAAGTCAAAATGTAAAACCTTCTACCCGCAAAAAAGTGCTTGAGGTCATTGAGCGCCTCGAATATCGTCCAAATGCGGTGGCAAGAGGGCTGGCGAGCAAAAAAACGACAACGGTAGGGGTCATTATTCCTGATATTTCAAATAATATTTATGCAGAAGCAGCTCGAGGCATAGAAGATATTGCAACAATGTATCGATACAACATTATTTTGGCCAATTCTGACCAAAAGGAAGAAAAAGAATTATCCTTGCTCGATACGATGTTAGGAAAACAAGTGGATGGCATCGTAATGATGAGCGACGCTGTTACTCCAAAACTACTCCAAACAATGGAAAGTTCTCCTGTACCAATCGTACTTGCCGGTTCCATCGATGAAACACAAAAATTGCCTTCAGTGAATATTGATTATTTCCAAGCTACTTATGAAGCGGTAAAAATGTTAATTGATAATGGCCATAAACGCATTGCTTTCATCAGCGGACCATTAAGTTATACTATCAATGCCAAATATAAGCTTGAAGCGTATAAAAAAGCTTTGCAAGATGCCGGATTAAAAGTGGATGAAGCATTGATTGTAGCAGAAGATGATTCTTATGATGGCGGCATGGAAGCATGGAAAGAATTAAATGACCTCGAACATCCACCAACTGCTTATTTTGCTGGAAGCGATGAGCTGGCAATTGGTGTCATTCATGCGGCGCAGGATCATGGCATTAAAGTCCCTGAAGAAATCGAAGTGATCAGTTTTGAAAACTCTAAACTAGCCCGCATGGTTCGGCCGCAATTAACAAGTGTTGTGCTGCCGTTATATGAAATCGGTGCAGTAGCTATGAGGCTTCTAACAAAATTCTTAAACAAAGAAGAAGTAAAAGATCAAAATGTAATTTTGCCTTATCGCATAGAAAAACGAGATTCAGTAAAAGCAAAAGATAAATAA
- a CDS encoding acetoin utilization AcuB family protein — MIVEQIMQTKVYTLTPKDTLNDALNLMREKNVRHIPIVDEAKNVVGLITSHDVKNALPSCLKEENNKAIYDTPIEKFMVKDIIFGHPLDFVEDVAMTFYESKISCLPIVSGGKLVGIVTTSDLLTAYIELTGAHQPSSKIDIRLKDQVGTLADVLAIVKKHHANVLSILVFPDTENENSRIITIRIRMMNPLPIIKDLRNHGYEVLWPNLPGVNL, encoded by the coding sequence ATGATAGTCGAACAAATTATGCAGACAAAAGTGTATACGCTTACACCGAAGGACACTTTAAATGATGCTTTAAATTTGATGCGAGAAAAAAATGTCCGACACATTCCCATTGTTGATGAGGCAAAAAATGTAGTTGGCCTCATTACTTCCCATGATGTGAAAAATGCGCTGCCTTCCTGCCTGAAAGAAGAAAATAATAAAGCCATTTACGATACACCAATTGAAAAATTTATGGTAAAAGATATTATTTTTGGCCATCCCCTTGATTTTGTAGAGGATGTGGCTATGACCTTTTACGAATCCAAAATCAGCTGCTTGCCCATTGTGTCAGGAGGAAAGCTTGTCGGAATCGTTACAACATCAGATTTGCTTACTGCCTATATAGAGCTGACAGGCGCACATCAACCTTCCTCCAAAATTGATATTCGGTTGAAAGATCAAGTAGGCACCCTAGCGGATGTATTAGCCATTGTTAAAAAACATCATGCCAATGTATTAAGCATTCTAGTTTTTCCTGACACAGAAAATGAAAATAGCCGCATCATCACAATCCGGATTCGAATGATGAATCCATTGCCAATCATTAAAGATTTGCGAAATCATGGCTATGAAGTACTATGGCCTAATTTGCCAGGGGTGAATTTATGA
- the murC gene encoding UDP-N-acetylmuramate--L-alanine ligase, with protein sequence MTIYHFTGIKGSGMSSLAQILFDSGETVQGSDVETYYFTEQPLRERNIKILKFDPDNIQPGMTVIAGNAFPDTHPEIVRAKELGVEVIRYHKFLGEYIKKFTSIAITGAHGKTTTTGIMSHTIGGYKPTSYLIGDGTGLGKKGAAYFVLEACEYRRHFLAYHPDYAIMTNIDFDHPDYFADIEDVFSAFQDLAMQVKKAVIACGDDENLQKIKATVPVIYYGFGERNDFIAKNIEKTTEGSSFEVYIRNEYFDRFFIPLFGDHAILNSLAVIALCHYEGVPVEMMKERLKTFHGVKRRFTETKIGNNVLVDDYAHHPTEIIATIQSARQKYPDREIVAIFQPHTFSRTEAFLEQFADSLKLADAVYLCEIFSSAREKNGKLTIEDLRALIDGSEILHTDTVEKLKKHHDAVFLFMGAGDVNKFQKAFETVLKMGA encoded by the coding sequence ATGACAATTTATCATTTTACAGGCATTAAAGGTTCGGGAATGAGTTCCCTTGCTCAAATATTATTTGACTCCGGTGAAACAGTGCAAGGTTCAGATGTGGAGACATATTACTTTACCGAACAGCCTTTAAGAGAAAGAAATATTAAAATTTTAAAATTTGATCCTGACAATATCCAGCCAGGAATGACGGTCATCGCAGGGAATGCGTTTCCTGATACTCATCCGGAAATTGTTCGAGCAAAGGAACTAGGCGTTGAAGTCATTCGTTATCATAAATTTTTAGGGGAATATATAAAGAAATTTACTTCGATTGCCATTACGGGCGCTCACGGAAAAACAACGACAACCGGCATAATGAGCCATACAATTGGAGGTTATAAGCCGACTTCTTACTTAATTGGCGACGGTACCGGATTAGGAAAAAAAGGTGCAGCGTATTTCGTTTTGGAGGCTTGTGAATATCGAAGACACTTCCTTGCCTATCATCCAGATTATGCAATCATGACGAATATCGATTTTGATCACCCAGATTATTTTGCAGATATTGAAGATGTATTTTCAGCATTCCAAGACTTGGCGATGCAAGTGAAAAAGGCCGTCATCGCATGCGGCGACGATGAAAATCTGCAAAAAATCAAAGCCACTGTACCAGTGATTTATTACGGATTTGGCGAACGCAACGATTTTATTGCAAAAAATATTGAAAAAACAACAGAAGGATCCAGTTTTGAAGTATATATCCGCAATGAATATTTCGATCGGTTTTTCATACCGCTTTTTGGAGATCATGCGATTTTGAATTCGTTAGCTGTGATTGCCTTATGCCACTATGAAGGTGTTCCTGTAGAGATGATGAAAGAACGGTTGAAAACGTTTCATGGTGTAAAAAGACGTTTTACAGAAACGAAAATTGGCAATAATGTTCTTGTTGATGATTATGCCCATCATCCAACCGAAATTATTGCAACGATTCAATCTGCAAGACAAAAATATCCTGACCGTGAAATCGTGGCAATCTTCCAGCCTCACACATTCAGCAGAACAGAAGCTTTTTTAGAGCAGTTTGCAGACAGTTTGAAATTGGCTGATGCGGTTTATTTATGTGAAATTTTCAGTTCCGCCCGCGAAAAAAATGGCAAGCTGACAATTGAAGATTTAAGAGCATTGATTGATGGAAGCGAAATCCTTCATACAGATACGGTGGAAAAATTGAAGAAACATCATGATGCTGTTTTTCTATTTATGGGGGCAGGAGATGTGAATAAATTCCAAAAAGCATTTGAAACCGTGTTGAAAATGGGTGCATAA
- a CDS encoding DUF948 domain-containing protein: MEVILYISALVAAIAFLVLCISIGATLFSLKGILKSIAGTAAGIEKQMEGITRETTHLLEKTNTLAADIAEKSEKLNTVVDAVKNIGVSINNLNNSINKITDSISKEVDKNEEKIAQVVQWSNVVMDIAERWKQRKAQQDVIEAVDERKKK, translated from the coding sequence ATGGAAGTGATATTATATATTTCAGCGCTCGTTGCAGCAATCGCTTTTCTAGTGCTTTGCATTAGCATCGGTGCCACATTATTTTCTTTAAAAGGCATCTTAAAAAGCATTGCAGGAACAGCTGCAGGAATAGAAAAGCAAATGGAAGGAATCACTCGTGAAACAACTCATCTATTGGAAAAAACTAATACTTTAGCTGCTGATATTGCAGAAAAATCCGAGAAACTCAACACTGTAGTGGATGCGGTTAAAAATATAGGTGTTTCCATCAACAATTTAAACAATTCCATTAATAAAATTACAGATTCCATTTCGAAAGAAGTTGATAAAAACGAAGAAAAAATTGCCCAAGTTGTTCAATGGAGCAATGTGGTGATGGACATCGCAGAACGCTGGAAACAACGAAAAGCGCAGCAAGATGTCATTGAAGCGGTGGATGAGCGCAAGAAAAAGTAA
- a CDS encoding YtxH domain-containing protein, producing MTGEKTNFNEVKETLTQEAVVHEMSGEETINMKDFVIGALVGGIVGAAVGLLLAPKTGKDLRSDVVYQASQIRQKGLVLTSTAKEKTVQLSSQIKEQSSNLVEKVKSKKEKSPQVIDDGTVSYEDAYEGEDISEVARPSSI from the coding sequence ATGACGGGAGAAAAAACAAATTTCAATGAAGTGAAAGAAACATTGACACAAGAAGCTGTTGTTCACGAAATGAGCGGGGAGGAAACAATTAATATGAAAGATTTTGTGATTGGTGCACTGGTCGGAGGAATCGTCGGCGCTGCAGTCGGTTTGTTGCTTGCTCCAAAGACGGGAAAAGATTTAAGAAGCGATGTTGTATATCAAGCTAGCCAAATCCGACAAAAAGGGCTTGTTCTAACATCTACGGCAAAAGAAAAAACAGTTCAGCTTTCAAGCCAAATTAAAGAGCAGTCATCCAATTTAGTAGAAAAAGTGAAAAGCAAGAAAGAAAAATCTCCTCAAGTTATCGACGATGGTACCGTTTCTTATGAGGATGCTTATGAAGGGGAAGATATTTCGGAAGTAGCTCGTCCATCCTCAATCTGA
- a CDS encoding cell division FtsA domain-containing protein, protein MSSKIFALDIGTRSVVGIILEEENDHYHVADMLIREHKERAMLDGQIHNVLFVAELIKEIKVELEKKHGPLTKVSVAAAGRALKTEQARVSIDISNRPIFTQEDINRLELQAVHQAQAQLVEKQSHDSSHYYCVGYSVLHYLLDGQEIGSLLDQRGQEASVEVIATFLPRTVIESLLAALKRADLEMEALTLEPIAAINVLIPPTMRRLNVALVDIGAGTSDIAMTNNNTVIAYGMVPTAGDEITESLCDQYLLDFPVAEAIKRKLNTEQTVAIQDILGFEQEIPTEEVIQTIEPAIKQLAAAIGNEILRLNNQVPPKAVMLIGGGSLTPRLPEELCEILQLPKNRVAVRDISAIPNLTKEESIEARPDLVTPIGIAIAAKKYPIHYISVTVNNQVVRLFEAKEMTVSDAFLAANISAKHLYGKPGQGFSITINGQDIFVPGEHGKPATILVNGQEATSKTPIQHGDEITIIPGENGGDAQATIRDLIDQAAKKVQLNDQIYYVEPIVKLNGETASLDAPLKDRDEITFEPIETIKDFLEHIQRQDIIETQTFIVKVDGQPVFLHDYTSKLMLNEKPAKLTYPIEDGDVLTIQTSTTMPTVQAVLDHLNIPLEDSISVTFQNQPLQLKKIRYEVLMNGVVVQPTSTVYNGANLQLIEKDASPWIFQDVFKFSNWKIPQDFKGQFAILRNGQPISFDTPIFGGDILEIQLIDNPIFRS, encoded by the coding sequence TTGAGTTCCAAAATTTTTGCCTTAGACATCGGAACTCGGTCGGTCGTAGGAATCATTTTAGAAGAAGAAAACGACCATTATCATGTTGCGGATATGCTCATAAGAGAACATAAAGAGCGGGCTATGCTCGACGGCCAGATACATAACGTATTATTTGTAGCTGAGTTAATTAAAGAAATAAAAGTTGAATTAGAAAAAAAACATGGCCCTTTAACAAAAGTCAGTGTAGCTGCTGCCGGCCGCGCACTTAAAACCGAACAAGCCCGCGTATCAATTGACATTTCCAACCGTCCAATTTTTACTCAAGAAGATATCAACCGATTGGAATTACAAGCAGTGCATCAAGCGCAAGCACAGCTCGTTGAAAAACAATCCCATGATTCAAGCCATTATTACTGTGTGGGCTATTCCGTCCTCCACTATCTATTAGATGGACAAGAAATTGGAAGCCTTTTAGATCAACGGGGCCAAGAAGCATCCGTTGAAGTTATTGCTACCTTCCTGCCGCGCACTGTCATTGAATCATTGCTGGCCGCATTAAAAAGAGCAGATTTGGAAATGGAAGCACTCACACTGGAGCCAATTGCTGCCATCAATGTCCTAATTCCTCCGACTATGCGTCGATTGAACGTTGCATTAGTCGATATAGGTGCTGGCACATCCGATATTGCAATGACAAATAACAATACCGTCATCGCTTATGGAATGGTGCCAACCGCCGGGGATGAAATTACAGAAAGTTTATGCGACCAATACTTGTTGGACTTCCCGGTTGCCGAAGCCATTAAACGAAAATTAAATACAGAGCAAACCGTTGCCATACAAGATATTTTAGGATTTGAACAAGAAATCCCGACAGAAGAAGTAATTCAAACGATCGAACCTGCCATCAAGCAATTGGCAGCAGCGATTGGAAATGAAATTTTACGGTTAAATAATCAAGTGCCTCCTAAAGCGGTCATGCTCATCGGCGGAGGAAGTTTAACCCCTAGATTGCCTGAAGAGCTTTGCGAAATTCTTCAACTTCCGAAAAATCGGGTAGCTGTCCGGGACATTAGCGCCATTCCAAATTTAACGAAAGAAGAATCCATTGAAGCAAGACCGGATCTTGTAACGCCGATTGGCATTGCCATTGCCGCCAAAAAATATCCGATCCATTATATTTCTGTTACAGTAAACAACCAAGTTGTGCGGCTATTTGAAGCAAAAGAAATGACCGTCAGCGATGCCTTTTTAGCCGCAAATATCAGCGCAAAACATTTATATGGAAAACCCGGACAAGGATTTTCCATCACCATTAATGGGCAAGATATTTTCGTTCCTGGAGAGCATGGAAAGCCTGCGACCATTTTAGTCAATGGACAAGAGGCGACATCTAAAACGCCGATTCAACATGGGGATGAAATTACGATTATCCCTGGGGAAAATGGTGGAGATGCTCAAGCAACTATTCGGGATCTCATCGACCAAGCTGCAAAAAAAGTTCAGTTAAACGATCAAATCTACTATGTAGAACCGATTGTAAAATTAAACGGTGAAACCGCTTCCCTTGATGCGCCACTAAAAGACCGGGATGAAATCACATTTGAACCAATTGAAACGATTAAAGACTTTTTAGAGCATATACAGCGGCAAGATATTATTGAAACGCAAACATTCATTGTGAAAGTGGATGGACAGCCTGTATTTTTGCATGATTACACATCAAAGCTGATGTTAAATGAGAAACCGGCAAAGTTAACTTATCCAATTGAAGATGGTGATGTGTTAACCATCCAAACATCAACGACAATGCCAACCGTTCAGGCAGTATTAGACCACTTAAACATTCCATTAGAGGATTCCATTTCGGTAACGTTCCAAAACCAGCCGCTGCAGCTGAAAAAGATAAGATATGAAGTGCTTATGAATGGAGTCGTGGTGCAGCCTACCTCTACCGTATATAATGGGGCAAATCTACAATTGATTGAAAAAGATGCAAGCCCGTGGATTTTTCAAGATGTCTTTAAATTCTCCAACTGGAAAATTCCTCAAGACTTCAAAGGACAATTTGCCATCTTGCGAAACGGCCAGCCGATCTCCTTTGACACTCCAATTTTTGGCGGAGATATTTTGGAAATTCAATTGATTGACAATCCGATATTCCGTTCATAG
- a CDS encoding bifunctional 3-deoxy-7-phosphoheptulonate synthase/chorismate mutase yields MSEQKRLEALRQQIDELNLEILRLINERAEIVNEIGKIKEKQGVNRYDPLRERHMLDLLRKHNKGPLNQMTVDYIFKTIFKTALKQLEADTKKELLVSRKKKPEDTIIEINGEKIGAGEPTFVFGPCSVESYEQTAAVAASIKAKGLKFIRGGAYKPRTSPYDFQGLGLEGLKILKRISEEYGLAVVTEIVTPGHIEEALDYVDVIQIGARNMQNFELLKAVGETNKPVLLKRGLAATIDEFIHAAEYIMSKGNDKIMLCERGIRTYEKATRNTLDISAVPILKQETHLPVFVDVTHSTGRRDLLLPCAKAAIAIGADGVMAEVHPDPSVALSDSQQQMDLKQFDEFFEELQKFMKQYEYKA; encoded by the coding sequence ATGAGTGAGCAAAAAAGATTAGAAGCGCTTCGTCAACAAATTGATGAACTAAACTTAGAGATTCTTCGATTGATTAACGAACGTGCCGAAATTGTAAACGAAATTGGAAAAATTAAAGAAAAACAAGGTGTTAACCGATACGATCCATTGCGCGAACGTCATATGTTAGATTTGTTGAGAAAGCACAATAAAGGTCCGTTAAATCAAATGACGGTTGATTATATCTTTAAAACTATTTTTAAAACCGCTTTGAAACAATTGGAAGCAGATACAAAGAAGGAATTGCTTGTATCCCGTAAGAAAAAACCTGAAGATACAATCATCGAAATCAATGGCGAAAAAATTGGTGCCGGCGAGCCAACATTCGTATTTGGTCCATGTTCTGTAGAATCTTACGAACAAACAGCGGCAGTTGCTGCTTCCATCAAAGCAAAAGGGTTAAAATTCATCCGCGGCGGTGCTTACAAACCACGTACATCACCTTACGATTTCCAAGGTCTTGGCCTGGAAGGATTAAAAATCTTAAAACGCATTTCAGAAGAATATGGTTTAGCGGTTGTAACTGAAATTGTAACACCTGGTCATATTGAAGAAGCGTTAGATTATGTAGATGTCATCCAAATCGGTGCACGAAATATGCAAAACTTCGAATTGTTAAAAGCAGTTGGTGAAACGAATAAACCGGTATTGTTAAAACGCGGCTTGGCAGCAACAATCGATGAATTCATTCATGCAGCTGAATACATTATGTCAAAAGGCAATGATAAAATCATGCTTTGCGAACGCGGAATCCGCACTTACGAAAAAGCAACACGCAACACACTAGACATTTCAGCGGTTCCAATTTTAAAACAAGAAACACATTTGCCTGTATTTGTTGACGTAACTCATTCAACTGGACGCCGAGACTTATTATTGCCTTGCGCTAAAGCAGCTATTGCCATCGGGGCAGATGGTGTGATGGCGGAAGTGCATCCAGATCCATCGGTTGCATTATCCGATTCCCAACAGCAAATGGATTTAAAACAATTCGATGAATTCTTTGAAGAACTTCAAAAATTTATGAAGCAATATGAGTATAAAGCATAA
- a CDS encoding acetoin utilization protein AcuC → MKNAVFIYSKEQLSYKFSDTHPFNHKRLILTMELLKNIGALSDEDIIPARMATEEEIRLVHDPSYIEIVKKAGQGLLTPEQAEPYGIGTEDTPIFPNMHEASCLLVGGTLQAVDYVMEGKSRHALNLGGGLHHGFRGRASGFCIYNDSSIAIRYIQEKYQARVLYVDTDAHHGDGVQWTFYDDPNVCTFSIHETGKYLFPGTGNVSERGNGQGYGTSFNFPLEAFTEDESFLMVYEQALREVIEYFKPDVLFTQNGADAHYFDPLTHLNASMKIYREIPKLAHELAHEYCEGRWIAVGGGGYDMWRVVPRAWSMIWLEMTDQPIPTGNLPDEWLNKWQKESPVPLIPTWEDPNPLFEPIPRKAEIEEKNAQMLTKALSIIRSEKNSGL, encoded by the coding sequence ATGAAAAATGCCGTATTTATCTATTCGAAAGAACAGCTGAGCTACAAATTTTCCGACACTCATCCCTTCAATCATAAGCGGCTAATATTAACGATGGAGTTATTAAAAAATATTGGTGCCCTATCGGATGAAGATATTATTCCTGCTAGAATGGCGACGGAAGAAGAAATTAGGCTAGTCCATGATCCAAGTTATATTGAAATTGTAAAAAAAGCTGGACAAGGCCTTTTAACCCCTGAACAGGCAGAACCTTATGGGATTGGAACAGAAGACACACCGATTTTTCCAAATATGCATGAAGCTAGTTGTTTGCTTGTAGGAGGCACCTTGCAGGCGGTTGATTATGTCATGGAGGGAAAATCTAGACATGCCCTCAATCTCGGTGGAGGCTTGCATCATGGATTCCGCGGAAGAGCAAGCGGATTCTGCATCTATAATGACAGCTCCATCGCAATTCGTTACATACAGGAAAAATATCAAGCCCGCGTTTTATATGTGGATACCGATGCCCATCATGGAGATGGCGTGCAATGGACATTTTATGATGATCCAAATGTTTGCACTTTTTCCATACATGAAACCGGAAAATACCTCTTCCCAGGTACAGGAAACGTCAGTGAAAGAGGAAATGGACAAGGGTATGGTACATCCTTTAATTTTCCCCTTGAAGCCTTTACGGAGGATGAAAGCTTCTTGATGGTATATGAACAAGCCTTAAGGGAAGTAATCGAATATTTTAAGCCGGATGTGCTTTTTACCCAAAATGGAGCCGATGCCCATTATTTTGACCCATTAACTCACTTAAATGCTTCTATGAAAATTTACCGGGAAATACCAAAACTTGCCCATGAATTAGCCCATGAATATTGCGAAGGACGTTGGATTGCCGTTGGGGGCGGTGGATATGATATGTGGCGGGTTGTACCGAGAGCATGGTCTATGATTTGGCTTGAAATGACCGATCAGCCCATCCCAACAGGGAATCTCCCTGATGAGTGGTTAAACAAATGGCAAAAAGAATCGCCTGTTCCGCTCATTCCAACTTGGGAAGATCCAAATCCTTTGTTTGAGCCGATTCCACGAAAAGCAGAAATTGAAGAAAAAAATGCACAAATGCTCACAAAAGCATTAAGTATTATCCGCTCTGAAAAAAATAGCGGCCTATAA